A genome region from Cucurbita pepo subsp. pepo cultivar mu-cu-16 chromosome LG02, ASM280686v2, whole genome shotgun sequence includes the following:
- the LOC111788257 gene encoding AT-hook motif nuclear-localized protein 17-like has product MFPKPHHQPPPHFQPFPRSFAVAATPPPRDSSTAADDDSTTGHSPLTHAMLPKEPASGGDGASIEVVRRPRGRPPGSKNKPKPAAVVVAARDAEPAMSPYVLEVPGGSDIVEAISRFCRRRNTGLCILNAYGTVADVTLRQPSSSPVATVTFHGRFDILSVCATFVPHTTSFPIPNGFTITLAGPQGQIFGGLVAGALIGAGTVFVIAASFNNPSYQRLPSEDEVRKSGFSDVEEGHSPPISGGKDSENTNAAADTCGLLPMYSTHSSSDAIWSRQPAAPSHHRQY; this is encoded by the coding sequence ATGTTCCCAAAACCCCACCATCAACCACCGCCCCATTTCCAGCCCTTTCCCCGCTCCTTCGCCGTCGCGGCCACTCCGCCACCGCGCGATTCTTCCACCGCCGCCGATGACGATTCCACCACCGGCCACTCGCCTCTCACGCACGCTATGCTCCCCAAAGAACCGGCCTCCGGCGGCGACGGAGCTTCTATCGAGGTCGTTCGCCGTCCCCGTGGTCGACCTCCGGGATCCAAGAACAAGCCGAAGCCAGCCGCCGTTGTCGTCGCTGCACGCGACGCCGAGCCGGCGATGAGTCCTTATGTGCTCGAAGTTCCTGGCGGCAGTGATATCGTCGAGGCTATTTCCCGATTCTGCCGCCGCAGAAACACAGGGCTCTGTATTCTCAACGCTTATGGAACCGTCGCCGATGTCACACTCCGGCAGCCGTCCTCATCTCCGGTGGCGACCGTCACTTTCCATGGACGATTCGATATCCTTTCCGTCTGCGCTACTTTTGTTCCTCATACGACGTCGTTTCCAATCCCTAACGGATTCACCATCACGCTAGCAGGGCCGCAGGGCCAGATCTTCGGCGGTTTGGTTGCCGGAGCTTTAATCGGCGCCGGAACCGTCTTTGTAATAGCCGCCTCATTCAACAATCCCTCCTATCAACGGCTTCCATCAGAGGACGAGGTCAGAAAATCAGGCTTCAGCGATGTCGAAGAAGGTCACTCTCCACCGATCTCTGGTGGAAAAGATAGCGAAAACACCAACGCCGCAGCCGATACCTGCGGCCTGCTGCCGATGTACAGTACTCACTCTTCCTCCGACGCAATATGGTCTCGACAACCAGCGGCGCCGTCGCACCATCGCCAGTACTAA